Proteins from one Hydrogenophaga sp. SL48 genomic window:
- a CDS encoding MFS transporter, whose translation MNKNLWLLAAAQGLFLTNNVVFIAINGLVGLSLAPLGWMATLPVMGYVVGGALSTPLVARTQSAFGRQGSFQIGLLVALLSALLCYWAAADKNFWLLVAATVIAGYYSANGQLYRYAAAELATPDFREKAVSLVLAGGLVGAVLGPNLASRTRNLLEVPFAGAYLSLAVVALVSMGIMAFLKFPPLPPKKANADPGRPLSVIVRQPIFIVATLGAALGYGVMNLLMAATPLAMQVCGFPFDDAALVLEWHVIGMFAPGFFTGHLIKRFGVLTIMGVGVVLNALCIAIALTGVELQQFLVALFLLGVGWNFLFTGGTTLSLQAYRPEEKDRAQAAINFFVFATMALTSFASGALVTTQGWALLNLGSLVPVALTGLALLWLAWVRRQTHNAA comes from the coding sequence ATGAATAAAAACCTCTGGCTGCTGGCCGCCGCGCAAGGCCTCTTCCTGACCAACAACGTGGTCTTCATCGCCATCAACGGCCTGGTGGGCCTGTCGCTCGCACCGTTGGGCTGGATGGCGACGTTGCCGGTGATGGGCTATGTGGTGGGTGGTGCGCTCTCCACGCCGCTGGTGGCGCGCACCCAGAGCGCCTTCGGCCGCCAGGGCTCGTTCCAGATCGGTTTGCTGGTGGCGCTGCTGTCGGCCCTGCTGTGCTACTGGGCCGCGGCCGACAAGAACTTCTGGCTGCTGGTGGCGGCCACGGTGATCGCGGGCTACTACAGCGCCAATGGCCAGCTCTACCGCTACGCGGCGGCCGAACTGGCGACCCCCGACTTCCGCGAAAAGGCGGTGTCGCTGGTGCTGGCGGGCGGCCTGGTGGGCGCGGTGCTGGGGCCCAACCTGGCCAGCCGAACGCGCAACCTGCTGGAGGTGCCGTTCGCCGGCGCCTACCTCTCGCTCGCGGTGGTGGCGCTGGTGTCGATGGGCATCATGGCCTTCCTGAAGTTCCCGCCGCTGCCACCGAAAAAGGCGAACGCCGACCCGGGACGCCCGCTTTCGGTGATCGTGCGCCAGCCCATCTTCATCGTCGCGACCCTCGGCGCCGCGCTGGGCTATGGCGTGATGAACCTGCTGATGGCGGCCACGCCGCTGGCCATGCAGGTGTGTGGCTTTCCGTTCGACGACGCGGCCCTGGTGCTGGAGTGGCACGTGATCGGCATGTTCGCGCCGGGCTTCTTCACCGGCCATCTGATCAAGCGCTTCGGCGTGCTCACCATCATGGGCGTGGGCGTGGTGCTGAACGCGCTGTGCATCGCGATCGCGCTCACCGGCGTGGAGCTGCAGCAGTTCCTGGTGGCGCTGTTCCTGCTGGGCGTGGGCTGGAACTTCCTCTTCACCGGCGGCACCACACTGTCGCTCCAAGCCTACAGGCCTGAGGAAAAAGACCGCGCACAGGCCGCCATCAACTTTTTCGTGTTCGCCACCATGGCGCTCACCTCGTTCGCCTCCGGTGCCCTCGTGACCACCCAGGGCTGGGCCCTGCTCAACCTGGGGTCGCTGGTGCCGGTGGCCCTCACCGGCCTGGCCTTGTTGTGGCTTGCGTGGGTCCGGCGCCAGACCCACAATGCGGCCTGA
- a CDS encoding sensor histidine kinase N-terminal domain-containing protein, with product MADEPHDSARISFGLFQREQRSLFGEILDWMLTPLLLLWPLSLALTWFVAQGIATKPFDRALEFNLQALTQFVVATDKKVSFNLTPQARDLLRADDSDLVYYQVLDARGRLISGEGDFPLPNEPELPEPGRVLLRDDMVRGDEVRVAYAWLSRGTETKQLVLMQVGETKGKRSTLATEIIKGVMVPQFVILPLAVLLVWLALVRGIRPLNELEQKIRARKPDDLSPIEESFIPQEVAPLVSSINDLLTRLKTSLTTQKRFLADAAHQLKTPLAGLRMQAELAQRETDPQEIRGSLQQIARSSSRATHTVNQLLALARAETTGRALPSAQIDLAKLVTDVVRDSVPRALEHGIDLGYEGPEEMPEICLMDGNPTLLQEMVRNLVDNAINYSGQGGIVTVRVLFDRFSGVQILQVEDNGPGIPENERALVLQPFYRALGTNVDGSGLGLAIVHEIAQQHGAVVMMEDTHPEGPRRGLRVAIRFAARKPADE from the coding sequence ATGGCCGACGAGCCGCACGACAGCGCGCGCATCTCCTTCGGGCTGTTCCAGCGCGAGCAGCGCAGCCTGTTCGGCGAGATCCTGGACTGGATGCTCACGCCGCTGCTGCTGCTGTGGCCGCTGTCGCTGGCGCTGACGTGGTTCGTGGCCCAGGGCATCGCCACCAAGCCGTTCGACCGGGCGCTGGAGTTCAACCTGCAGGCACTGACGCAGTTCGTGGTGGCCACCGACAAAAAGGTCAGCTTCAACCTCACCCCCCAGGCCCGCGACCTGCTGCGGGCCGACGACAGCGACCTCGTGTACTACCAGGTGCTGGACGCGCGCGGCCGGCTCATCAGCGGTGAAGGCGATTTCCCCCTGCCCAACGAGCCCGAGCTGCCCGAACCCGGCCGGGTGCTGTTGCGCGACGACATGGTGCGCGGCGACGAGGTGCGGGTGGCCTACGCCTGGCTGTCGCGCGGCACCGAGACGAAGCAGCTGGTGCTCATGCAGGTGGGTGAGACCAAGGGCAAACGGTCCACGCTGGCGACCGAGATCATCAAGGGCGTGATGGTGCCGCAGTTCGTCATCCTGCCGCTGGCGGTGCTGCTGGTGTGGCTGGCGCTGGTGCGTGGCATCCGCCCGCTCAACGAGCTGGAACAGAAGATCCGCGCGCGCAAGCCCGACGACCTCAGCCCCATCGAGGAATCGTTCATTCCCCAGGAGGTGGCGCCGCTGGTGTCGTCGATCAACGACCTGCTCACGCGGCTGAAGACCTCGCTCACCACGCAGAAGCGCTTTCTGGCCGACGCGGCGCACCAGCTCAAGACGCCGCTGGCCGGGCTGCGCATGCAGGCGGAACTGGCGCAGCGCGAAACCGACCCGCAGGAGATTCGCGGCTCGCTGCAGCAGATCGCCCGCTCCAGCTCCAGGGCCACGCACACCGTCAACCAGCTGTTGGCACTGGCCCGCGCAGAGACCACGGGCCGTGCGCTGCCCAGCGCGCAGATCGATCTGGCCAAACTGGTCACTGACGTGGTCCGGGATTCGGTGCCGCGGGCGCTGGAACACGGCATCGACCTCGGCTACGAAGGACCGGAAGAGATGCCCGAGATCTGCCTGATGGACGGGAACCCGACCCTGTTGCAGGAGATGGTCCGCAACCTGGTCGACAACGCGATCAACTACTCGGGCCAGGGAGGCATCGTGACGGTGCGGGTGCTGTTCGACCGGTTCAGTGGCGTGCAGATCCTCCAGGTCGAGGACAACGGCCCGGGCATCCCCGAAAACGAACGTGCGCTGGTGCTGCAACCCTTCTACCGCGCGCTGGGCACCAACGTGGACGGCTCCGGCCTAGGTCTGGCGATCGTGCATGAGATCGCCCAGCAACACGGCGCCGTGGTCATGATGGAAGACACGCACCCCGAAGGCCCCCGCCGCGGCTTGCGGGTGGCCATCCGCTTTGCGGCCAGAAAACCCGCCGACGAATGA
- a CDS encoding MarR family winged helix-turn-helix transcriptional regulator, with amino-acid sequence MAIPTPRQVSDSPPDDRWRSAHLGRLMGLALRRFDARVLYLMAHDPNVPLALSNLAAREQIGAAHVHITRHLGLHGSRLTELAQSAGISKQAMGDLVTQCEAWDLVRREPDPLDARARRIVFTATGLLWLEAFRLAVARAENEFRAQVGEDIATVVALGLEAYGS; translated from the coding sequence ATGGCCATACCCACTCCTCGACAGGTGTCCGACAGCCCGCCCGACGACCGCTGGCGCAGCGCCCACCTTGGCCGGTTGATGGGCCTGGCCTTGCGCCGCTTTGACGCGCGGGTGCTGTACCTCATGGCGCACGATCCGAACGTGCCGCTGGCGCTTTCGAACCTCGCCGCGCGCGAGCAGATCGGCGCGGCCCATGTCCATATCACCCGCCACCTGGGCTTGCACGGCTCCCGTCTGACCGAACTGGCCCAGAGCGCGGGCATCAGCAAACAGGCCATGGGCGATCTGGTGACGCAGTGCGAGGCGTGGGACCTGGTGCGACGTGAGCCCGACCCGCTGGACGCGCGGGCGCGGCGCATCGTCTTCACCGCCACCGGCTTGCTGTGGCTCGAGGCCTTCCGGCTGGCGGTGGCCCGCGCCGAGAACGAGTTCCGTGCGCAGGTCGGCGAGGACATCGCCACCGTGGTCGCGCTGGGGCTGGAGGCCTACGGCAGCTGA
- a CDS encoding M20 family metallopeptidase, translating to MNARLPHPLDPSALQAHVDSAWAQRIVPELVRYIEVPAKSPMFDPDWAAHGLLERVLQSAADWVRAQPVEGLTLEIVRLNDANGVPRTPVLFFEVPASAGKDGTPAPASGQTVLMYGHLDKQPEFTGWRSDLGPWTPKIDDGKLYGRGGADDGYAVYASIAAIQALKAQGVAHPRIVGLIETCEESGSADLLPYVDALRPRLGDVGLVICLDSGAGNYDQLWLTTSLRGMASGVLKVEVLTEGIHSGDASGLVPSSFRIMRQVLDRLEDSATGRLLPASFHCEVPAERLAQARATAAVLGEELYKRFPWAHHDCGGSTVFALPTTTDPVEALLNRTWRPTLSVTGADGFPEIGSAGNVLRPYTAFKLSLRLPPLVDAAQAVDQLKTLLEDNAPYQARVTFEGKSSATGWNAPATTPWFEDALQSASQAHFGAACGTIGQGGTIPLMNMLSQGFPSAQMMVCGVLGPKSNAHGPNEFLHLDYARRLTASVAQVMARMP from the coding sequence ATGAACGCCCGCCTGCCCCATCCGCTGGACCCGTCGGCCTTGCAGGCCCATGTTGACTCCGCCTGGGCGCAGCGCATCGTGCCCGAGCTGGTGCGCTACATCGAGGTGCCGGCCAAGTCGCCCATGTTCGATCCCGACTGGGCCGCCCACGGCCTGCTGGAGCGCGTGCTGCAGAGCGCGGCCGACTGGGTGCGTGCGCAGCCCGTCGAGGGCCTCACGCTGGAGATCGTGCGCCTGAACGACGCGAACGGCGTGCCCCGCACGCCGGTGCTGTTCTTCGAGGTGCCGGCCAGCGCGGGCAAAGACGGCACGCCGGCGCCGGCCTCGGGCCAGACCGTGCTGATGTACGGCCACCTCGACAAACAACCCGAATTCACCGGCTGGCGCAGCGACCTCGGCCCCTGGACGCCCAAGATCGACGACGGCAAGCTGTACGGCCGCGGGGGCGCCGACGACGGCTACGCGGTCTACGCCAGCATCGCGGCCATCCAGGCGCTGAAGGCCCAGGGCGTGGCGCACCCGCGCATCGTCGGCCTGATCGAGACCTGCGAAGAAAGCGGCTCGGCCGACCTGCTGCCCTACGTGGACGCGCTGCGCCCCCGGCTGGGCGACGTGGGCCTGGTGATCTGCCTCGACAGCGGCGCCGGCAACTACGACCAGCTCTGGCTCACCACCAGCCTGCGCGGCATGGCCAGCGGTGTGCTCAAGGTCGAGGTCCTCACCGAGGGCATCCATTCGGGCGACGCCTCGGGCCTGGTGCCGTCGAGCTTTCGCATCATGCGGCAGGTGCTCGACCGGCTCGAAGACAGCGCCACCGGCCGCCTGCTGCCCGCCAGTTTCCATTGCGAGGTGCCGGCCGAACGGCTGGCGCAGGCGCGGGCCACGGCCGCCGTCCTGGGCGAGGAGCTCTACAAACGTTTCCCCTGGGCGCACCACGACTGCGGGGGCTCCACCGTGTTCGCGCTGCCCACCACCACCGACCCGGTGGAGGCCCTGCTCAACCGCACCTGGCGGCCCACGCTCAGCGTCACCGGGGCCGACGGTTTCCCCGAGATCGGCAGCGCCGGCAACGTGCTGCGCCCCTACACCGCCTTCAAGCTCAGTCTGCGCCTGCCGCCGCTGGTGGACGCCGCGCAGGCCGTGGACCAGCTCAAGACCCTGCTGGAAGACAACGCGCCCTACCAGGCCAGGGTCACCTTCGAAGGCAAGAGCTCCGCCACCGGCTGGAACGCCCCCGCCACCACGCCGTGGTTCGAGGACGCGCTGCAAAGCGCCTCACAGGCCCACTTCGGCGCCGCTTGCGGCACCATCGGCCAGGGCGGCACCATCCCGCTCATGAACATGCTCAGCCAGGGCTTCCCGAGCGCGCAGATGATGGTCTGTGGCGTGCTCGGCCCCAAGAGCAACGCACACGGCCCGAACGAGTTCCTGCACCTGGACTACGCACGCCGCCTCACCGCGTCGGTGGCGCAGGTGATGGCGCGGATGCCTTGA
- the recX gene encoding recombination regulator RecX, whose translation MAFDQISLKGRALRLLAGREHSRAELERKLRAHETEPGELARALDELDAKGFINEQRVLESVVHRRASRLGAARVKQELQAKGLDPVAVAEAVAALRGTEVERAREVWRKKFGSPPADAAERGKQMRFLLARGFGAEAIRRVVGGSDED comes from the coding sequence ATGGCGTTTGATCAGATCTCCCTCAAAGGCCGTGCCCTGCGCCTGCTGGCCGGGCGCGAGCACTCCCGCGCCGAGCTGGAGCGCAAACTGAGAGCCCACGAAACGGAGCCGGGCGAGCTGGCCCGCGCGCTGGACGAGCTGGATGCCAAGGGCTTCATCAACGAACAGCGTGTGCTCGAATCCGTCGTGCACCGCCGTGCTTCCCGCCTGGGTGCCGCCCGTGTGAAGCAAGAGCTGCAGGCCAAAGGGCTGGACCCGGTTGCGGTGGCCGAGGCGGTGGCTGCGCTGCGTGGCACCGAGGTGGAACGGGCCCGCGAGGTCTGGCGCAAGAAATTCGGATCACCGCCGGCCGATGCGGCCGAGCGCGGCAAGCAGATGCGGTTTCTGCTGGCGCGCGGCTTCGGCGCCGAAGCGATCCGCCGCGTGGTCGGCGGCAGCGACGAAGACTGA
- a CDS encoding DUF4870 family protein produces MNAPASDEANKTLTTVIYALYASSILVGVTILVAIVMNYVKRDDVAGTWLESHFRWQIRTFWFGLLWSVLGVLSLVVVVGFAVLFANLVWFIYRIVKGWIRLNEGRPMYEGVA; encoded by the coding sequence ATGAACGCACCCGCCAGCGACGAAGCCAACAAAACACTCACCACGGTGATCTACGCGCTCTACGCGTCGTCCATCCTGGTGGGGGTGACGATCCTGGTCGCCATCGTCATGAATTACGTCAAGCGCGACGACGTGGCGGGGACCTGGCTGGAGAGCCATTTCCGCTGGCAGATCCGCACCTTCTGGTTCGGGCTGCTGTGGAGCGTGCTCGGTGTGCTGAGCCTGGTGGTCGTGGTCGGGTTTGCCGTGCTGTTCGCGAACCTGGTCTGGTTCATCTACCGCATCGTCAAAGGCTGGATCCGTCTGAACGAGGGCCGGCCGATGTACGAGGGCGTCGCCTGA
- a CDS encoding response regulator, whose product MRILIAEDDQVLADGLLRGLRAAGAAVDHVASGSEADAALMTNNEFDLLILDLGLPKMHGLEVLKRLRSRGSSLPVLILTAADSIEERVKGLDYGADDYMAKPFSLQELEARVRALTRRGMGGASSTIKHGPLVYDQAGRVATIDGKMVELSARELGLLEVLLQRAGRLVSKDQLVERLCEWGEEVSNNAIEVYIHRLRKKIEKGPIRIATVRGLGYCLEKI is encoded by the coding sequence ATGCGCATCCTGATTGCCGAAGACGACCAGGTCCTGGCCGATGGCCTGTTGCGCGGGCTTCGCGCGGCCGGTGCCGCCGTCGACCACGTGGCCAGCGGCAGCGAGGCCGACGCCGCGCTGATGACGAACAACGAGTTCGACCTGCTGATCCTCGATCTGGGCCTGCCCAAGATGCACGGCCTGGAGGTGCTCAAGCGCCTTCGCTCGCGCGGCTCGTCGCTGCCGGTGCTGATCCTGACGGCGGCCGACAGCATCGAGGAACGCGTCAAGGGCCTGGACTACGGCGCCGACGACTACATGGCCAAGCCGTTCTCGCTGCAGGAACTCGAAGCCCGCGTGCGCGCCCTCACCCGCCGCGGCATGGGCGGCGCCAGCTCCACCATCAAGCACGGCCCGCTGGTGTACGACCAGGCCGGGCGCGTGGCCACCATCGACGGCAAGATGGTCGAGCTCTCGGCGCGCGAGCTCGGCCTGCTCGAGGTGCTGCTGCAGCGCGCCGGACGGCTGGTGAGCAAGGACCAGCTGGTCGAGCGCCTGTGCGAGTGGGGCGAAGAGGTGAGCAACAACGCCATCGAGGTCTACATCCACCGCCTGCGCAAGAAGATCGAGAAGGGCCCGATCCGCATCGCCACGGTGCGGGGGCTGGGCTATTGCCTGGAGAAGATTTGA
- a CDS encoding alpha/beta hydrolase: MIDSTQSPFTLRDGLNVATYDWPLPSRQRPRAVILIVHGLGEHAWRYDDVAQRLNEWGFSVRAYDQRGHGESGGEPGVLPDDDALLDDLAEVVDDTRRHIAQPWACPLILLGHSMGGLVAATFVQRQIEPVDGLVLSSPAFDTGMTRFQRALTRLLYRWAPNLTLPNGLDANAISHDPAVVQAYQNDRLVHNRISARLAHFIDSNGPRVVAAAPSWAVPTLLMYAGADLLVRPEGSRAFAAVAPPQWVSSRRLDGQFHEIFNETDPSTAYATLSAWLDHQAPA, from the coding sequence ATGATCGATTCGACACAGTCCCCCTTCACTTTGCGCGACGGCCTCAACGTCGCCACCTACGACTGGCCCCTGCCCAGTCGGCAGCGCCCGCGCGCGGTGATCCTGATCGTGCACGGCCTGGGGGAACACGCCTGGCGCTACGACGACGTGGCCCAGCGACTGAACGAATGGGGGTTTTCGGTCAGGGCCTACGACCAGCGGGGACACGGGGAGTCGGGTGGCGAGCCCGGTGTGTTGCCCGACGACGATGCGCTGCTCGACGACCTGGCGGAGGTGGTGGACGACACGCGCCGCCACATCGCACAGCCCTGGGCCTGCCCATTGATTCTGCTGGGGCACAGCATGGGCGGGCTGGTGGCGGCCACCTTCGTGCAGCGCCAGATCGAGCCCGTGGATGGCCTGGTGCTGTCGTCGCCGGCGTTCGACACGGGCATGACGCGGTTCCAGCGAGCGCTCACCCGCCTGCTCTATCGCTGGGCGCCGAACCTCACGCTGCCCAACGGGCTGGACGCCAACGCCATCTCGCACGACCCTGCGGTCGTGCAGGCCTACCAGAACGACCGCCTGGTGCACAACCGCATCTCCGCGCGGCTCGCGCACTTCATCGACAGCAACGGCCCGCGTGTGGTGGCCGCCGCGCCGAGCTGGGCCGTGCCGACGCTGTTGATGTACGCGGGCGCCGATCTTCTGGTGCGCCCCGAAGGCAGCCGGGCGTTTGCCGCCGTGGCGCCGCCGCAGTGGGTGAGCAGCCGGCGCCTCGATGGTCAGTTCCACGAAATCTTCAACGAGACCGATCCGTCCACCGCTTACGCCACGCTGAGCGCCTGGCTGGACCACCAGGCGCCGGCCTGA
- the recA gene encoding recombinase RecA gives MDPISKPNPVNAEKAKALQAALAQIEKQFGKGTIMRLGEGEVIEDIQVVSTGSLGLDIALGVGGLPRGRVVEIYGPESSGKTTLTLQVIAEMQKLAGTCAFVDAEHALDIQYAQKLGVNLQDLLISQPDTGEQALEIVDSLVRSGAVDLIVVDSVAALTPKAELEGEMGDSLPGLQARLMSQALRKLTAHIKKTNCMVIFINQIRMKIGVMFGSPETTTGGNALKFYASVRLDIRRTGTIKKGEEAIGNETKVKVVKNKVSPPFKTAEFDILFGEGISREGEILDLGVLNKVIEKSGAWYAYNGEKIGQGRDNSREFLRENPELRVEIENKVRTELGVPLLPVDEAPAPAKAAKADKAAAKPDKAEVLSE, from the coding sequence ATGGACCCGATCAGCAAACCAAACCCCGTCAACGCCGAAAAAGCCAAGGCCCTGCAGGCCGCGCTGGCCCAGATCGAAAAGCAGTTCGGCAAGGGCACCATCATGCGGCTGGGCGAAGGCGAGGTGATCGAAGACATCCAGGTCGTCTCCACCGGCTCGCTGGGGCTGGACATCGCCCTGGGCGTCGGCGGCCTGCCGCGCGGTCGCGTGGTGGAAATCTACGGCCCGGAATCCTCGGGCAAGACCACGCTGACCCTGCAGGTGATCGCCGAGATGCAGAAGCTGGCCGGCACCTGCGCCTTTGTGGACGCCGAGCACGCGCTGGACATCCAGTACGCGCAGAAGCTGGGCGTGAACCTGCAGGACCTGCTGATCAGCCAGCCCGACACCGGTGAACAGGCGCTCGAAATCGTGGACTCGCTGGTGCGTTCCGGCGCGGTGGACCTGATCGTGGTGGACTCGGTCGCCGCGCTCACGCCCAAGGCCGAACTCGAAGGCGAGATGGGCGACAGCCTGCCCGGTCTGCAGGCCCGCCTCATGAGCCAGGCGCTGCGCAAGCTCACCGCCCACATCAAGAAGACCAACTGCATGGTCATCTTCATCAACCAGATCCGCATGAAGATCGGTGTCATGTTCGGCAGCCCCGAGACCACCACCGGTGGCAACGCGCTCAAGTTCTACGCCTCGGTCCGCCTCGACATCCGTCGCACCGGCACGATCAAGAAGGGCGAAGAAGCGATCGGCAACGAAACCAAGGTCAAGGTGGTGAAGAACAAGGTCTCGCCCCCGTTCAAGACCGCCGAGTTCGACATCCTGTTCGGCGAGGGCATCAGCCGCGAAGGCGAGATCCTGGACCTGGGTGTGCTGAACAAGGTGATCGAAAAGTCCGGCGCCTGGTACGCCTACAACGGCGAAAAGATCGGCCAGGGTCGCGACAACTCGCGCGAATTCCTGCGCGAAAACCCCGAGCTGCGTGTCGAGATCGAAAACAAGGTGCGCACCGAGCTGGGTGTTCCGCTGCTGCCGGTGGACGAGGCGCCCGCGCCTGCCAAGGCCGCCAAAGCGGACAAGGCCGCGGCCAAGCCGGACAAGGCCGAAGTCCTGAGCGAGTGA
- a CDS encoding glutathione S-transferase family protein, with the protein MSLKLYFAPGACSFVPHSLLELSGAAFEPVSVKLHKGEQRSAEYLALNPRGQVPVLVDDGEVITQIVAILLHLDAKLPEAGILPAGGMARTRALSTLAWMNNTVHPTFTHIFMPQKFTDDAAAQQAIKRFAVESYRGLLGEIEALAANAAPWLTGDRPGALDAYALTLLRWGGIAGIDPTGFTATWALAQRFAALPAVATVIDRERLQLNLYQPPAG; encoded by the coding sequence ATGAGCCTCAAACTGTATTTCGCCCCCGGCGCCTGCTCGTTCGTGCCGCACAGCCTGCTCGAACTGTCGGGCGCAGCGTTCGAACCCGTCAGCGTGAAGCTGCACAAGGGCGAGCAGCGCTCGGCCGAGTACCTGGCGCTCAACCCCCGCGGCCAGGTGCCGGTGCTGGTGGACGACGGCGAGGTGATCACCCAGATCGTCGCCATCCTGCTGCACCTGGACGCGAAGCTGCCCGAGGCCGGCATCCTGCCCGCCGGCGGCATGGCCCGCACGCGCGCGCTGTCCACGCTGGCCTGGATGAACAACACGGTGCACCCCACCTTCACCCACATCTTCATGCCGCAGAAGTTCACCGACGACGCAGCGGCGCAGCAGGCGATCAAACGATTCGCGGTCGAGAGTTACCGCGGTCTGCTGGGCGAGATCGAGGCCCTGGCCGCGAACGCCGCGCCCTGGCTGACGGGCGACCGCCCGGGCGCGCTCGACGCCTATGCGCTCACGCTGTTGCGCTGGGGCGGCATCGCCGGCATCGACCCCACCGGGTTCACCGCCACCTGGGCCCTGGCCCAGCGCTTTGCCGCGCTGCCAGCGGTGGCCACGGTGATTGATCGCGAACGCTTGCAACTCAACCTGTACCAGCCGCCGGCAGGCTGA
- a CDS encoding YidB family protein: MGLLDSLVGAALGGQQGDRAASAGGIDPQVLMGIIGALMNSSGGLSGILGKLQQGGLGEAAASWVGTGANQPVSADALGGALGPDLMDLIARQLGGNQQQAAGTMADLLPGLIDQLTPQGQLPADNGMGALGSLLGGGQQGGNGLDAGDLIGMLGGMLGKR; encoded by the coding sequence ATGGGACTGTTGGATTCACTGGTGGGCGCCGCTCTGGGCGGCCAACAAGGCGACCGGGCAGCCAGCGCGGGCGGCATCGACCCCCAAGTGCTGATGGGCATCATCGGGGCGCTGATGAACAGCAGTGGCGGGCTCTCGGGCATCCTGGGCAAGCTGCAGCAGGGCGGCCTGGGTGAGGCAGCGGCTTCGTGGGTGGGGACCGGCGCGAACCAGCCGGTCTCGGCCGACGCGCTGGGCGGTGCCCTGGGCCCGGACCTGATGGACCTCATCGCCCGACAGCTCGGCGGCAACCAGCAACAGGCCGCCGGCACCATGGCCGACCTGCTGCCCGGTCTCATCGACCAGCTCACACCGCAAGGCCAGCTGCCCGCCGACAACGGCATGGGCGCGCTGGGTTCGCTGCTCGGCGGCGGACAACAGGGCGGCAACGGCCTGGACGCGGGCGACCTGATCGGCATGCTGGGCGGCATGCTCGGCAAGCGCTGA